The nucleotide window TGTTGAGGATCTTGCGCACATTGATGCACAAGGGTTTCATTATCCAGGATGACAATACAAAAAAGTATAAGCTAGGCCTGAAGATCATCCGCATTGGCAACACCGTCCTGGGGAGGATCGACCTTAGGAGCCTGGCCAGGGAGGCAATGAGGCACCTCTCGGAGAGCACCAGGGAGACGGTGGAGTTGTCCACCCTGGATAGAGATCAGCTGATCCTGATCGATCAGATCGAAAGCCCTGAGGGTATAAGGCTCTATCAACACATCGGCAGCGCCTATCCGTACTTTCACACCAATGCGGTGGGGAAGGTATACCTGGCCTATATGGACCCGGAAAAGAGGAGGAAGGTCCTGGGAAAGATAGGTCTGCCGAAGATCACCGAATACACCATCACGGAGATGAAGAGATTGGAGAGGGAGCTGGAAGGGGTCAGGTCGAGGGGATATGCCTTCGAGGATCAGGAGTTGAGGTTGGGGTTGCGCCGCCTGGCCTCCCCTATCTTCGATCATGAAAATAAGGTGATTGGCTGCTTGAGTGTGGCTGGCCCCATCTTCAGGATAGATCTCAAGAGAAGGGATGGGATAGGGGAGCAGGTGTGGGAGAAGGCCAGGGAACTTTCACAACGGATTGGGGCCGAGGTATAGGTCCTGGAGATAGAGATGCGGGAACTCTTTTACCCTGAGCGGGTGGCAGTGATCGGGGTATCTCA belongs to Deltaproteobacteria bacterium and includes:
- a CDS encoding IclR family transcriptional regulator gives rise to the protein MKQIIEQKEVIPALSRGLDILDLLAAEEGELGFMDIARRLDIPKPSLLRILRTLMHKGFIIQDDNTKKYKLGLKIIRIGNTVLGRIDLRSLAREAMRHLSESTRETVELSTLDRDQLILIDQIESPEGIRLYQHIGSAYPYFHTNAVGKVYLAYMDPEKRRKVLGKIGLPKITEYTITEMKRLERELEGVRSRGYAFEDQELRLGLRRLASPIFDHENKVIGCLSVAGPIFRIDLKRRDGIGEQVWEKARELSQRIGAEV